One genomic segment of Ferrimonas sp. YFM includes these proteins:
- a CDS encoding Xaa-Pro peptidase family protein encodes MTIGVGGSDPEHELQQLETMTQGLQPIGAQEYRQRQVAATTAMKAQGVRALFINAGVNLNYFTGLKWSPSERMVGALLMDSGDLVYIAPHFEWDTLKEFMQVSAPIAGWHEHESPYELVTGLLNDHGIAAGKVAVDPSVPLFLYDGLKLAGAKLDWINGAALFQSLRARKSDSELALMQCAKSMTLEVHKAAARILRPGITTTEVVAFIDKAHRKVGAPGGSSFCIVLFGLATSFPHGVKEPQVLQEGDWVLIDTGCIVEGYHSDITRSYCFGEPNERQRLAWEAEKAAQLAAFDAAQPGRPCESADYAAREVLCSYGFGPDYRLPGLPHRTGHGCGMEIHEGPYLVRGETQPLAPGMVFSNEPMLVLPGEFGVRLEDHFYLTEAGPRWFTEPAYSIDDPFGYRRG; translated from the coding sequence ATGACCATAGGTGTGGGTGGGTCTGATCCCGAACATGAACTGCAGCAGTTGGAGACAATGACCCAAGGGCTGCAACCCATAGGTGCACAAGAGTACCGTCAGCGGCAGGTGGCGGCTACCACAGCCATGAAGGCACAGGGAGTACGTGCCCTGTTCATCAATGCCGGGGTCAATCTGAACTACTTTACCGGCCTTAAGTGGTCCCCCAGCGAGCGCATGGTCGGGGCGCTGCTGATGGACAGTGGTGATCTTGTCTACATCGCCCCCCATTTCGAGTGGGATACCTTAAAAGAGTTTATGCAGGTGTCGGCGCCCATCGCCGGTTGGCATGAGCACGAGTCTCCCTATGAATTGGTGACCGGTCTTCTGAATGACCATGGCATCGCCGCCGGCAAGGTGGCGGTTGACCCATCGGTTCCCCTGTTTCTCTACGACGGGCTGAAGCTGGCAGGTGCCAAACTGGACTGGATTAATGGCGCAGCCCTGTTTCAGTCTCTGCGTGCCCGCAAGAGTGACTCTGAACTGGCTCTCATGCAGTGTGCCAAGAGCATGACCCTGGAGGTGCACAAGGCGGCAGCCAGAATTCTTCGTCCCGGCATCACCACCACCGAAGTGGTGGCGTTTATCGATAAGGCGCACCGCAAAGTCGGTGCCCCAGGTGGCTCCAGTTTCTGCATCGTCCTCTTTGGTCTGGCCACCAGTTTCCCCCATGGCGTTAAGGAGCCTCAGGTGTTGCAAGAGGGGGACTGGGTGCTGATCGACACCGGCTGCATTGTTGAGGGGTACCATTCGGACATCACCCGCAGCTACTGCTTTGGCGAACCCAATGAGCGCCAGCGCCTGGCCTGGGAGGCGGAAAAGGCCGCCCAGTTGGCCGCCTTTGATGCCGCCCAGCCGGGTCGTCCCTGTGAGTCGGCGGATTATGCCGCCCGAGAAGTGTTGTGCTCCTATGGTTTTGGACCCGACTACCGCCTTCCAGGCCTGCCTCATCGCACCGGCCATGGTTGCGGCATGGAGATCCACGAGGGGCCCTATCTGGTGAGGGGGGAAACCCAGCCACTGGCTCCCGGCATGGTGTTCTCCAATGAGCCCATGCTGGTCCTGCCCGGGGAGTTTGGTGTCAGGTTGGAGGACCACTTCTACCTTACCGAGGCTGGCCCGCGCTGGTTCACCGAACCGGCTTACAGCATCGATGACCCCTTCGGTTACCGCAGGGGATGA
- the speG gene encoding spermidine N1-acetyltransferase: MSYIKLALRALERNDLKFVHHLNNNRNIMAYWFEEPYESFDELEQLYNKHVHDNAERRFVVEDVDGELIGLVELIEINYIHRSAEFQIIIAPEHQGKGLARQMINKALDYSFTILNLHKVYLLVALENERALHLYRECGFLEEGHLVQEYFINGRYCDVKRMYILQHQYLALHSGSPE; this comes from the coding sequence ATGAGTTACATCAAACTGGCGCTTCGGGCTCTGGAGCGCAACGATCTCAAGTTCGTCCACCACCTCAATAACAACCGCAACATCATGGCCTACTGGTTCGAAGAGCCCTATGAATCTTTCGATGAGCTGGAGCAGTTGTACAACAAGCATGTCCACGACAACGCCGAACGCCGGTTTGTGGTGGAGGACGTGGATGGGGAACTCATCGGCCTGGTGGAGTTGATTGAGATCAACTACATCCATCGCAGCGCCGAGTTCCAGATCATCATTGCCCCTGAGCATCAGGGCAAAGGGCTGGCCAGGCAGATGATCAACAAGGCTTTGGATTACTCCTTTACCATCCTTAACCTGCACAAGGTCTATCTGCTGGTGGCCCTGGAGAATGAGCGGGCCCTGCACCTTTATCGGGAGTGCGGTTTCCTGGAGGAGGGCCATCTGGTTCAGGAGTATTTCATCAACGGTCGCTATTGTGACGTAAAACGGATGTACATTCTGCAGCATCAGTACCTTGCGCTGCACTCAGGCTCACCGGAGTAG
- a CDS encoding M13-type metalloendopeptidase has product MKRVIIGGLCASALLVAGCAQNETSQPTAVAQAVQKQLSSGIEFQNFDTTVRPQDDFYSYVNGTWMKTTEVPADRTSSGAFYDLREKARDDVKVIIEELAGMPGLKAGSDEQKVGDLYRSFMDTDTIEALGLSPLKSEMSKIAAIDSRDDVVAYFAHSQMIGAGTPMAFYVNVDAKNSERYATHIWQAGLSLPDRDYYFNEGERFVKIREGFLAHMEKMFTMAGVANPADAAKTVLAIETALAKGHWTRVESRDSAKRYNKYQVADLSKLSANIDWNGYLKVIGGDKQPDIIINQPSYIETLGQVLADNSVENWKTYLNWHLLTSYASLLPKQFDDENFDFFARQLNGQEVQKERWKRAVSLVSGNLGEVVGKVYVEKHFPPEAKARMSELVENLRKAYGASIDELDWMSPETKVKAKEKLAAFTPKIGYPDKWEDYSALEIKADDLVGNSIRSSLVSHDKDLEKLGGPIRRYEWHMTPQTVNAYYSPVMNEIVFPAAILQPPFFNMNADDAVNYGGIGAVIGHEMGHGFDDQGSRYDKDGNLKNWWTESDLKAFKERGSALVAQYDGYQVFPDLNVNGKLTLGENIGDLSGATIAYKAYKMSLEGKEAPVMDGLTGDQRFFIGWGQIWRGKYKEQALRNRVATDPHSPSQFRANGPLSNMDEFYTQFEVKEGDAMYLPPEKRVKIW; this is encoded by the coding sequence ATGAAACGCGTCATTATTGGTGGCCTGTGTGCCTCCGCCCTGCTGGTAGCAGGCTGTGCCCAAAATGAAACTTCCCAGCCTACTGCTGTTGCTCAAGCCGTTCAGAAGCAGCTGAGTTCTGGCATCGAGTTCCAGAACTTCGACACCACCGTCCGCCCTCAGGACGATTTCTACTCTTACGTGAACGGTACCTGGATGAAGACCACCGAGGTACCAGCGGATCGCACCAGCTCCGGTGCCTTCTATGACCTGCGTGAGAAGGCCCGCGATGACGTTAAGGTGATCATCGAAGAGCTGGCCGGCATGCCTGGCCTGAAAGCGGGCAGCGACGAGCAGAAAGTGGGCGATCTGTATCGCTCCTTCATGGATACCGACACCATCGAAGCGCTGGGCCTGAGCCCGCTCAAGTCTGAGATGAGCAAGATTGCTGCCATCGACAGCCGCGACGACGTAGTGGCCTACTTTGCCCACAGCCAGATGATTGGCGCCGGTACCCCCATGGCCTTCTACGTAAACGTGGATGCCAAGAACTCCGAGCGTTACGCCACCCACATTTGGCAGGCGGGTCTGTCTCTGCCGGATCGCGACTACTACTTCAACGAAGGCGAGCGCTTCGTCAAGATCCGTGAAGGCTTCCTGGCCCACATGGAGAAGATGTTCACCATGGCTGGTGTGGCCAACCCCGCCGATGCCGCCAAGACCGTCCTGGCCATCGAAACCGCCCTGGCCAAAGGCCACTGGACCCGTGTTGAGAGCCGCGACAGCGCCAAGCGTTACAACAAGTATCAGGTGGCGGACTTGTCCAAGCTGTCTGCCAACATCGACTGGAACGGCTACCTGAAGGTGATCGGCGGCGACAAGCAGCCCGACATCATCATCAACCAGCCCAGCTACATCGAGACCCTGGGTCAGGTTCTGGCTGACAACTCCGTTGAGAACTGGAAGACCTACCTGAACTGGCACCTGCTGACCTCCTACGCCAGCTTGCTGCCCAAGCAGTTTGACGACGAGAACTTCGACTTCTTCGCCCGTCAGCTGAACGGCCAGGAAGTGCAGAAGGAGCGTTGGAAGCGCGCCGTATCTCTGGTGAGCGGTAACCTGGGTGAAGTTGTGGGCAAGGTGTACGTAGAGAAGCACTTCCCGCCAGAGGCCAAGGCCCGCATGAGCGAGCTGGTAGAGAACCTGCGTAAGGCCTACGGCGCCAGCATCGATGAGCTGGACTGGATGAGCCCGGAAACCAAGGTGAAGGCCAAAGAGAAGCTGGCTGCCTTCACGCCTAAGATCGGTTACCCAGACAAGTGGGAAGATTACTCCGCCCTTGAAATCAAGGCAGACGATCTGGTTGGCAACTCCATCCGCTCCTCCCTGGTGTCCCACGACAAGGATCTGGAGAAGCTGGGCGGCCCAATCCGCCGTTATGAGTGGCACATGACTCCACAGACTGTAAACGCCTACTACAGCCCTGTGATGAACGAGATCGTGTTCCCGGCCGCCATCCTGCAGCCTCCGTTCTTCAACATGAACGCCGATGATGCGGTGAACTACGGCGGTATCGGTGCGGTGATCGGCCACGAGATGGGTCACGGCTTCGATGACCAGGGTTCCCGTTACGACAAGGACGGCAACCTGAAGAACTGGTGGACCGAGTCCGACCTGAAGGCGTTCAAGGAGCGCGGCAGCGCCCTGGTCGCCCAGTACGACGGTTACCAGGTGTTCCCCGACCTGAACGTGAACGGCAAGCTGACCCTGGGTGAGAACATCGGCGATCTGTCCGGTGCCACCATCGCCTACAAGGCCTACAAGATGTCTCTGGAAGGCAAGGAGGCTCCGGTAATGGATGGCCTGACCGGCGACCAGCGTTTCTTCATCGGCTGGGGTCAGATCTGGCGTGGCAAGTACAAGGAGCAGGCGCTGCGTAACCGTGTAGCCACTGACCCGCACTCTCCTTCTCAGTTCCGTGCTAACGGTCCTCTGTCCAACATGGACGAGTTCTACACCCAGTTTGAGGTGAAGGAAGGCGATGCCATGTATCTGCCACCCGAGAAGCGCGTAAAGATTTGGTAA
- a CDS encoding conjugal transfer protein TraF gives MKLSVVSLALMAIAAPASAVVGMDAKSAGAGYTGIASGDFTRAPLNPALLTRFQESDDLYIRLGVNALAKEYEDALDQVDDTQDAIERFEDKINAMDPNDPPTQADADALLRELEALDNTRLVGEANLDLGIFAPSKKLAWGLTIGGYVVGNGDFDYDDNDRVLVEQALVTGVFDPDQLQSEGVAHAVVVSEVALNLAREFKLPSIGEFSVGVSPKYQRLDTYLYRANINNYDNDDYFEDEYLSDDSGFNLDLGFYKSYGNWRFGLVGYNLIKHSIDNVEGNTISLEPTYAAAVAWQKGIFGATVEADLVEDESFVVDSNAPQLLQPRQMVRTGLELTWTHIQLRGGYVTDLSDNYEDLLTVGLGITPWDSFSLDLAAQFGDDEERGAALQLGWKF, from the coding sequence ATGAAGTTATCCGTAGTGAGTCTGGCCCTGATGGCCATCGCCGCGCCCGCCAGTGCCGTAGTAGGCATGGACGCCAAGAGTGCCGGTGCCGGCTACACAGGTATCGCCAGCGGCGATTTCACCCGCGCCCCTCTGAACCCCGCCCTGTTAACCCGTTTTCAAGAGAGCGATGACCTCTATATCCGCTTGGGTGTTAATGCCCTGGCCAAGGAGTATGAGGATGCTCTGGATCAGGTGGATGATACTCAGGACGCCATTGAGCGCTTCGAGGATAAGATCAACGCCATGGATCCCAATGATCCACCCACTCAGGCCGATGCCGACGCCCTGTTGCGCGAACTGGAAGCCCTGGATAACACCCGCCTGGTTGGCGAAGCCAACCTGGACCTGGGAATTTTTGCTCCCTCCAAGAAGCTGGCCTGGGGCCTGACCATTGGCGGCTATGTGGTGGGCAACGGTGATTTCGATTACGACGATAACGACCGGGTCCTGGTTGAACAGGCACTGGTGACCGGCGTTTTCGACCCTGACCAGCTGCAGTCCGAGGGGGTGGCCCATGCCGTGGTGGTGTCCGAAGTGGCACTGAACCTGGCCCGTGAGTTTAAACTGCCCAGCATCGGTGAGTTCAGTGTCGGTGTGTCGCCCAAGTACCAGCGACTGGACACCTATCTCTATCGCGCCAACATCAATAACTACGACAACGATGACTACTTCGAGGATGAGTACCTGAGCGATGACTCCGGTTTCAACCTGGATTTGGGCTTCTACAAGAGCTACGGCAACTGGCGCTTCGGTCTGGTGGGCTACAACCTGATCAAACACTCCATCGACAATGTGGAGGGCAACACCATCAGCCTGGAGCCCACTTACGCTGCGGCGGTGGCTTGGCAGAAGGGGATCTTCGGTGCCACGGTGGAGGCGGACCTGGTTGAAGACGAGTCTTTCGTGGTGGATAGCAACGCCCCTCAACTGCTGCAGCCTCGCCAGATGGTGCGCACCGGCCTGGAGTTGACCTGGACCCATATTCAGCTGCGTGGCGGCTATGTTACGGACCTGTCTGACAACTACGAGGACCTGCTGACCGTGGGCCTGGGGATCACCCCCTGGGACAGCTTCAGCCTGGATCTGGCGGCTCAGTTCGGCGATGACGAAGAGCGCGGCGCCGCACTGCAGTTGGGCTGGAAGTTCTAA
- a CDS encoding DMT family transporter — translation MSKSAYLFPLATVIAWAGNGIVSKMSVDVVSPGTIAFYRWLLAALVLLPFVAPTLWRQRRAIRKHFFKLSVLGALGMVVLQTLTYVSAQTTSATNIALIGSVVPMMTMAWGVVLNREAPTQGMVAGSLISFLGLSVLLTQGHPLDLLNQSLNQGDVLLLLGAVCYGLYGVLLRKWKLPFSTWPSLFLQMSMGALWLLPVYLTQADKSVSMEAWPMVLFAALVASLFATYSWLRGIQALGANRCTAFMNLNPLIGTGLAVWLLGESLSQAHYLGGGLTLLGVFLTQRLKSPARLRRKRQPLPES, via the coding sequence GTGAGCAAATCCGCCTACCTCTTCCCCCTGGCAACCGTGATCGCCTGGGCGGGAAACGGTATTGTCAGCAAGATGTCCGTGGACGTGGTCAGCCCCGGAACCATTGCCTTCTATCGCTGGTTGCTGGCCGCCCTAGTGCTGCTTCCCTTTGTGGCGCCCACCCTGTGGCGCCAACGCCGGGCCATTCGCAAGCACTTTTTTAAGCTCAGTGTCCTCGGTGCCCTGGGCATGGTGGTGCTGCAGACCCTGACCTATGTCTCCGCACAGACCACCTCTGCCACCAACATCGCGCTCATCGGCTCCGTGGTTCCCATGATGACCATGGCCTGGGGCGTGGTGCTGAACCGGGAGGCGCCCACCCAGGGCATGGTCGCCGGCTCGCTGATCTCCTTCCTGGGTCTGTCTGTGCTGCTGACTCAGGGGCACCCCCTGGACCTGCTTAACCAAAGTCTGAACCAGGGTGACGTGCTGTTGCTTCTCGGTGCGGTCTGTTACGGCCTTTACGGGGTGTTGCTGCGCAAGTGGAAACTGCCCTTCTCCACCTGGCCCTCTCTGTTTTTGCAGATGAGTATGGGCGCCCTGTGGCTGCTGCCGGTCTACCTGACCCAAGCTGACAAGAGCGTGTCCATGGAAGCCTGGCCCATGGTGCTGTTCGCCGCTCTGGTGGCCTCCCTGTTCGCCACCTACAGCTGGCTGCGGGGCATTCAGGCCCTGGGCGCCAACCGCTGTACCGCCTTTATGAACCTGAACCCGCTGATTGGCACCGGCCTGGCGGTCTGGCTGCTGGGCGAAAGCCTGTCCCAGGCGCATTATCTTGGCGGCGGTCTCACCCTGTTGGGGGTGTTTCTGACCCAAAGGCTCAAGTCTCCGGCCAGACTGCGGCGCAAACGCCAGCCGCTGCCTGAGAGCTAA
- a CDS encoding helix-turn-helix transcriptional regulator, producing the protein MDQELASEVLERYPLPFETSASDIYLHREDIAADTTFLPHSHAWGQLNVVEQGVIEITVDGRPFLSPPQYAIWIPPLVEHTSYSRQKVSYRALYLRPELSARLPGKACMIRLSGVFRAVMEDFADRKQQYASTPEDHRLAMVLVDQLLREEPMAAYLPHSDDPLLKPILAALQQDPSDKRTLAQWAERVYSTERTLTRHFHRHLGMSFSDWRQRLRFLEALGMLRRGMKVNQVALELGYSSPSAFITMFSRLAGTTPEQYRRQRNRQSGA; encoded by the coding sequence ATGGATCAGGAGCTTGCCAGCGAAGTTTTGGAGCGATATCCGCTGCCATTTGAAACTTCCGCCAGTGATATCTATCTCCACCGGGAAGATATCGCTGCCGACACCACCTTCCTGCCTCACAGCCACGCCTGGGGTCAGTTGAACGTGGTGGAGCAGGGGGTGATCGAAATTACCGTAGATGGCCGCCCCTTCCTGTCTCCGCCTCAGTACGCCATCTGGATCCCACCCCTGGTGGAGCACACCAGTTACAGCCGGCAGAAGGTCAGTTACCGGGCCCTCTATCTGCGTCCTGAACTCTCGGCCAGGCTGCCGGGCAAGGCCTGCATGATCCGCCTCTCCGGGGTGTTCCGGGCGGTGATGGAGGATTTCGCCGATCGCAAGCAACAGTATGCCAGCACGCCGGAAGACCATCGTCTGGCCATGGTACTGGTGGATCAACTGCTCCGAGAGGAGCCCATGGCGGCCTATTTGCCCCACAGTGACGATCCGCTGCTCAAACCCATTCTGGCCGCCCTGCAGCAGGATCCCTCGGACAAGCGCACCCTGGCCCAGTGGGCGGAGCGGGTGTACAGCACCGAACGCACCCTGACTCGCCATTTCCATCGTCACCTGGGGATGAGCTTCAGCGACTGGCGACAGCGGCTGCGATTCCTCGAAGCCCTGGGAATGCTGCGCCGAGGCATGAAGGTCAACCAGGTGGCGTTGGAGCTGGGCTACTCCAGCCCTTCGGCTTTTATCACCATGTTCAGCCGGCTGGCCGGGACCACCCCGGAGCAGTACCGGCGTCAGAGAAATCGTCAGAGTGGTGCTTAG
- the pdxH gene encoding pyridoxamine 5'-phosphate oxidase, with translation MADYTNVRREYLKGGLRRKDLPEEPMALFEIWMHQASEAGLSDPTAMSLATVDSQGQPFQRIVLLKKFDRDGLVFFTNLGSRKSEHMAHNPKVSLLMPWHELERQVHFTGEAEPLTKREVLAYFVTRPKDSQIGAWVSQQSSRISARQVLESKFLELKQKFAKGEVPLPDFWGGYRVKPDSVEFWQGGDRRLHDRFLYTSDGAHWQVERLAP, from the coding sequence GTGGCCGATTACACCAATGTTCGCCGTGAGTACCTAAAGGGCGGCTTGCGCCGCAAGGATCTCCCTGAGGAGCCCATGGCACTGTTTGAAATCTGGATGCACCAGGCCAGTGAAGCAGGATTGTCGGACCCCACCGCCATGAGCCTGGCTACCGTCGACAGCCAGGGCCAGCCCTTTCAACGCATCGTGTTGCTGAAGAAGTTTGATCGGGATGGCCTGGTGTTCTTCACCAACCTGGGCAGCCGTAAGTCAGAGCACATGGCCCACAACCCTAAGGTCAGTTTGCTGATGCCCTGGCATGAGCTGGAACGTCAGGTGCATTTCACTGGAGAAGCCGAGCCTCTGACCAAGAGGGAGGTTCTGGCCTACTTTGTCACCCGTCCCAAGGACAGCCAGATCGGTGCCTGGGTCTCTCAGCAGAGCAGTCGCATCTCTGCCAGGCAAGTGCTTGAGTCCAAATTTCTAGAGCTGAAGCAGAAATTTGCCAAGGGTGAGGTGCCTTTGCCGGATTTCTGGGGAGGGTATCGGGTGAAGCCGGACTCGGTGGAGTTCTGGCAGGGCGGGGATCGTCGTCTGCACGACAGGTTCCTCTATACCTCTGATGGTGCTCACTGGCAGGTGGAGCGGTTGGCGCCCTGA
- a CDS encoding GNAT family N-acetyltransferase produces MSQIQLRPANWEDIPAIQVVRNAVRENRLSVPGSIKDADVASYLKERGRGWVCEVGDRIVGFSIADAADASIWALFLLPEWEGQGLGRQLLDAACDWLFAQGVKEIRLSTDARTRAHGFYLHLGWQEAGTKCNGEVRLTFRRNHTLQGANRSTCQ; encoded by the coding sequence ATGAGCCAAATTCAACTGCGGCCGGCCAACTGGGAAGACATTCCCGCCATCCAGGTGGTGCGCAATGCCGTGCGCGAAAACCGCCTGTCGGTCCCCGGCAGCATCAAGGATGCCGATGTGGCCAGCTACCTGAAAGAACGAGGCCGGGGCTGGGTCTGTGAAGTGGGCGACCGCATCGTTGGCTTCTCCATTGCTGACGCCGCCGATGCCAGCATCTGGGCCCTGTTCCTGCTGCCGGAATGGGAGGGCCAGGGATTGGGTCGACAGTTGCTGGACGCCGCCTGTGACTGGCTGTTTGCACAAGGGGTGAAGGAGATCCGCCTCTCCACCGACGCCCGTACCCGGGCCCATGGCTTCTACCTGCACCTTGGCTGGCAAGAAGCCGGGACCAAATGCAACGGCGAGGTCAGGCTGACCTTTCGCCGCAATCACACCCTTCAGGGCGCCAACCGCTCCACCTGCCAGTGA
- the can gene encoding carbonate dehydratase, translating to MADLDHLFERNKQWAERVEKENPEFFSQLVEQQSPEYLWIGCSDSRVPANQIIDLAPGEIFVHRNIANVVVHSDMNCLSVIEYAVDVLKVKHIIVCGHYGCGGVNASMQGDYLGLASNWLRHVRDTYEDHKLLLDEMSTEDRGNRLCELNAIEQAANVCQTTICKAAWDRGQDLSVHAWIYDLKGGLITDLGLTVNGRGQVWEARKAAIEAINSQ from the coding sequence ATGGCAGATCTTGATCATCTGTTTGAGCGCAATAAGCAGTGGGCCGAGCGCGTCGAGAAAGAGAATCCAGAGTTTTTTAGCCAGCTGGTAGAGCAACAGTCTCCTGAATACCTGTGGATCGGCTGCTCCGATAGCCGGGTGCCGGCAAACCAGATCATCGATCTGGCGCCAGGGGAGATCTTCGTTCACCGCAATATCGCCAACGTGGTGGTTCACAGCGACATGAACTGCCTGTCGGTCATTGAGTACGCCGTTGATGTTCTTAAAGTGAAACACATCATCGTTTGTGGTCACTATGGCTGTGGTGGTGTCAACGCCTCCATGCAGGGGGATTACCTGGGCCTGGCCAGCAATTGGTTGCGTCACGTTCGTGACACCTACGAGGACCACAAGCTGCTGCTGGACGAGATGAGCACCGAGGACCGTGGCAATCGCCTGTGCGAGCTCAATGCCATCGAGCAGGCCGCCAATGTCTGCCAGACCACCATTTGTAAGGCTGCCTGGGACAGGGGCCAGGATCTCAGTGTTCACGCCTGGATCTACGACCTGAAAGGGGGCCTGATCACCGACCTGGGGCTGACCGTCAACGGACGTGGCCAGGTGTGGGAAGCTCGCAAAGCCGCCATTGAGGCGATAAACAGCCAATAG
- a CDS encoding YgjV family protein: MSPFLISQALVAVAILLDLSSFQFRQRRRILQCLCLSTLLTSVHFGLLEQWTGAGLMLLASARFAVSLFSTAKGWQGVFVVAGVGVTLLTWAGLPSLLSGIGSTIQTLAAFRRCDRQLRLTMLVGISFWLAHNIVIGSPMAIALESLFILSNLVGYQRHYGLPGFGSKQGVHAKS, from the coding sequence ATGTCTCCCTTTCTCATCTCCCAGGCCCTGGTGGCCGTCGCCATACTGCTGGATCTGAGCTCTTTCCAGTTTCGCCAACGCCGCCGCATTCTCCAGTGTCTGTGCCTGTCCACCCTGCTGACCTCGGTGCACTTCGGGCTGCTGGAGCAGTGGACCGGCGCCGGACTGATGCTGCTGGCCAGCGCCCGCTTCGCCGTCAGCCTCTTCAGTACCGCCAAGGGCTGGCAAGGGGTGTTTGTGGTTGCAGGCGTTGGGGTCACCCTGTTGACCTGGGCGGGCCTGCCCAGCTTGCTGAGCGGGATTGGCAGCACCATCCAGACCCTGGCCGCATTTCGTCGCTGCGATCGCCAGCTCAGGCTCACCATGCTGGTGGGCATCAGTTTCTGGCTGGCCCACAACATAGTGATAGGCTCTCCCATGGCCATCGCGTTGGAGTCGCTGTTTATCCTGTCCAACCTGGTTGGGTATCAGCGCCACTACGGCCTGCCCGGGTTTGGGAGCAAACAGGGTGTGCACGCCAAGAGCTGA
- a CDS encoding Crp/Fnr family transcriptional regulator — translation MITEQFNAFLAELGGAQGAPLPPLASCQAQTLSKGSVLLPQGAQQTHGFFLGSGVLRACHYSDDGQEHCKEFYFPNELCFLYASWLDGRPADYQLEALSRVEVLKVPLSLLALPQCQRLVLALMKQQLLYKEEKEAFFLLNTPQERYLALLKRWPEWLDCISQAQLARYIGISPISLSRIRRRINQG, via the coding sequence GTGATCACTGAACAGTTCAACGCCTTTCTTGCTGAGCTGGGGGGTGCCCAGGGCGCTCCCCTGCCCCCACTGGCCAGCTGTCAGGCTCAGACGCTGTCCAAAGGCTCGGTGCTCCTGCCCCAAGGGGCCCAGCAAACCCATGGTTTTTTTCTGGGCAGCGGCGTGCTGCGCGCCTGTCACTACTCCGATGACGGCCAGGAGCATTGCAAAGAGTTTTATTTTCCCAATGAGCTCTGTTTCCTCTACGCCAGCTGGCTAGATGGGCGCCCCGCCGACTACCAGCTGGAAGCCCTCTCCCGCGTAGAGGTCCTCAAAGTCCCCCTCTCCCTGCTGGCACTGCCCCAGTGCCAGAGGCTGGTCCTGGCACTGATGAAACAGCAACTGCTGTACAAGGAGGAGAAGGAGGCGTTTTTCCTGCTCAATACGCCCCAGGAACGTTATCTGGCTCTGCTCAAGCGCTGGCCCGAATGGCTGGACTGCATCAGCCAGGCCCAGTTGGCCCGCTACATTGGCATCAGCCCCATCAGCCTGTCACGGATTCGCCGGCGCATTAACCAAGGTTAA